DNA sequence from the Antarctobacter heliothermus genome:
CTTCACGCTGGAGGTGGCAGCGTACATTCTGCTGGCCATTGCCGCGCTGTTTGGCGGCGGCATGTTGATGTGGGTCTTTGAGCGCCGCGCCCAGCCCTATTTTGAACGGCCCGCGCGCGAAGCGATGTTCCCGAACTTTTGGTGGGCGCTGAACCTAGTGGTCAACGGCGGCTTTGAAGAGCGGATGCCGCGGTCTGCCCTTGGCCGTGTTCTGGGCGTGGTGCTGGTGGTGGCCAGCTTGTTTGGCGTGTCGATCTTTGTGGCGCGGATCACCGCCGCCATGACCGTCACCGCGCTGACAAGTTCCATCGATTCAATCAACGATCTGGACCGGCGGCGGGTCGGAACGGTCACAGGGTCCACCGCAGCGCTGTTTCTGGATGGGCGCGAGGTGCGCCACAACGCCTATCCCGGCTTTGCCGAGATGATCCGAGCCTTTGAAGACGGCGAGGTCGAGGCGTTGGTGTATGACGGTCCGTTGTTGCGCTATTACCTGCTGCGCTCACCGCAGAGCGACGCCTATGTTCTGGACCGGGTGTTCCGGTCCGAGGATTACGGCATTGCGTTGCCGACCGGCAGTCCGCTGCGCGAGTCGATCAATCAGGCCATCCTGCAACTGCGGGAATCGGGAGAGTACGGCGCGCTGGTCGACGCGTGGTTCGACGATCGCTGATGGGGGCAGGGGCGCAGGGCCCCCGCCGCCGGAATGTGTCGCGGATCAGTCGCGCAGCAGTTCGTTGATGCCGGTCTTGGACCGGGTCCGCTCATCCACGCGTTTCACGATCACGGCGCAGTACAGGTTGATGCCGTTCTTGGAGGGCATCGAGCCTGCGACGACGACGGAGTAGGGCGGAACCTCACCGTACATCACTTCGCCGGTTTCGCGGTCGACGATCTTGGTCGACTGGCCGATGAAGACGCCCATGCCAAGAACCGATCCTTCGCGGACGATGCAGCCCTCGACCACCTCGGATCGAGCGCCGATAAAACAGTTGTCCTCGATGATGGTCGGGCCTGCCTGCATCGGTTCCAGAACGCCGCCGATGCCGACGCCGCCGGACAGGTGGACGTTCTTGCCGATCTGCGCGCAGGAACCGACGGTGGCCCATGTATCGACCATGGTGCCCTCATCGACATAGGCGCCGAGGTTCACAAACGACGGCATCAACACCACGCCGGGTGCGAGATAGGCGGATTTGCGCACGATACAGTTAGGGACGGCGCGGAACCCTGCGGCCTTCCACTGGTTGTCGCCCCAGCCTTTGAACTTGCTGTCGACCTTGTCCCACCAGCCCGCGCCTTGCGGTCCGCCTTCCTGCTGTTCCATGTCCTTGATGCGGAAGCCCAGCAGCACGGCCTTTTTCGCCCACTGGTTGACGTGCCATGTGCCGTCGTCGCCGCGTTCGGCCACCCGCAGCTTGCCACTGTCGAGCGCGTTCAGCGTGTCCTCGATGGCGTCGCGGGTTTCACCCGTGGTCGACGGGGTAATGTCTGCCCGGTTTTCCCAGGCGGCCTCGATGGCGGTTTCAAGCTGTGCGTTGGACATGGTGCCCTCTCCCCTCGGAATACGTTCCGATGCCCTATAGCGGTCCTGTCGTGGCGGAACAATCCTCCGCCACGCCTTCACCATGGGCCTTATCCCAGCGGATCGGGGGCGATGTTGCCGCCGCACAGCAGCACCGCCACCCGTTCGTCTGGGGCGGGGATGTAGGCACCGCTGATCAGCGCGGCCAGTGCGCAGGCCCCGGCGGGTTCGACCAGCAGGCGGTGCGCTTGCCACAGGAGGCGCTGGGCGTCGGTGATGGCCGTGTCCGTGACAGTGACGACCGGGGTGGCGTGCTCTCGCGCGAGGTCAAAGCA
Encoded proteins:
- a CDS encoding transporter substrate-binding domain-containing protein, which encodes MTTSFRKYGLFLALILMPLCASAQTLVFSTVERPPFAMNAPEHDGFSIALMQRIAAQIGRDVQFETAGSFAEMLDRVRNGEVDGAIANISITAVREAEMDFTLPIFESGVQIMVAGAAENSFWQQIFTLEVAAYILLAIAALFGGGMLMWVFERRAQPYFERPAREAMFPNFWWALNLVVNGGFEERMPRSALGRVLGVVLVVASLFGVSIFVARITAAMTVTALTSSIDSINDLDRRRVGTVTGSTAALFLDGREVRHNAYPGFAEMIRAFEDGEVEALVYDGPLLRYYLLRSPQSDAYVLDRVFRSEDYGIALPTGSPLRESINQAILQLRESGEYGALVDAWFDDR
- the dapD gene encoding 2,3,4,5-tetrahydropyridine-2,6-dicarboxylate N-succinyltransferase; amino-acid sequence: MSNAQLETAIEAAWENRADITPSTTGETRDAIEDTLNALDSGKLRVAERGDDGTWHVNQWAKKAVLLGFRIKDMEQQEGGPQGAGWWDKVDSKFKGWGDNQWKAAGFRAVPNCIVRKSAYLAPGVVLMPSFVNLGAYVDEGTMVDTWATVGSCAQIGKNVHLSGGVGIGGVLEPMQAGPTIIEDNCFIGARSEVVEGCIVREGSVLGMGVFIGQSTKIVDRETGEVMYGEVPPYSVVVAGSMPSKNGINLYCAVIVKRVDERTRSKTGINELLRD